The following are encoded together in the Blautia obeum ATCC 29174 genome:
- a CDS encoding ATP-dependent DNA helicase, which produces MMEKPVIRISVRNLVEFILRNGDLESGGTAGDKEAMLKGSRLHRKIQKQMGSHYQAEVSLKKDTEYEDLILRVEGRADGIFTQNEKICIDEIKGVYKNLELLAEPVLVHRAQALCYAWIYLDDHGLEEIDVQMTYAHLDTEMIKRFRETMTREELESWYQRLLDSYHKWLSYQMKWREKRNRSMEKLEFPFIYRKGQKEMVAGIYHAISRKEQIFIQAPTGVGKTMSAVFPAVRSIGEGKAETLFYLTARTITRTVAQDAFEILRKNGLLFKTVTITAKEKLCFCEKPECNPETCPYAKGHYDRINDAVYELWTNEQSFDRETILRQAEKWQVCPFEMSLELSVWMDAVICDYNYVFDPNVYLKRFFGENISGKYLFLIDEAHNLVERGREMYSASICLEDTIQIRKFIKPYSQKLWKKLGKVVSQLKELRNGCDSWKVQENAGVLPISLLSVQGEMDQLLEEPPTQEVADGILDFYFTVRDFLNISELVDENYVVYTAFGEDGRFYMKLFCVNPAGNLQKFLDKGISTVFFSATLLPLKYYSRMLSTRKENFGMYVESPFEQKNRCLLICRDVSSRYTRRGYEEYRKIAEYIAKMSWQKKGNYMVFFPSYKLMDDVWQVYQEEFSSGWVRCICQHASMTEREREEFLEEFTEESADTLVGFCVMGGIFSEGIDLIGNRLIGAAVIGTGLPQVSCEREILKEYYDAKGEQGFDYAYRYPGMNKVLQAAGRVIRTRKDRGTILLMDERFTGRDYRMLFPREWNDAAVCILENVEQQLGAFWKREEKK; this is translated from the coding sequence ATGATGGAAAAACCGGTAATCCGTATTTCGGTTCGTAACCTGGTAGAGTTTATATTACGAAATGGTGATTTGGAAAGTGGCGGCACAGCAGGCGATAAAGAAGCAATGCTGAAAGGAAGCCGCCTGCACCGAAAAATCCAGAAGCAGATGGGAAGCCACTATCAGGCCGAAGTTTCACTGAAAAAAGATACAGAATATGAGGATTTGATCCTGCGGGTGGAAGGACGTGCAGACGGAATTTTTACGCAGAATGAGAAAATCTGCATTGATGAGATCAAAGGCGTGTATAAGAATCTGGAACTGCTTGCGGAACCGGTTCTGGTACATCGTGCACAGGCGCTCTGCTATGCCTGGATCTATCTGGATGATCATGGATTGGAAGAGATTGATGTTCAGATGACGTATGCACATTTGGATACGGAGATGATCAAGCGTTTCAGGGAAACGATGACAAGGGAAGAACTGGAGAGTTGGTACCAGAGACTGTTGGATTCTTATCACAAATGGCTTTCTTATCAGATGAAATGGCGAGAAAAACGAAATCGGTCGATGGAAAAACTGGAATTTCCATTTATTTATCGAAAAGGACAGAAAGAGATGGTTGCGGGGATTTACCATGCAATTTCCAGAAAAGAACAGATTTTTATTCAGGCGCCGACTGGTGTTGGTAAAACGATGTCAGCTGTTTTTCCGGCGGTCCGTTCAATTGGAGAGGGAAAAGCGGAAACACTTTTTTATTTGACGGCCAGGACGATTACAAGGACTGTTGCACAGGATGCATTTGAAATTCTGAGAAAGAACGGGTTACTTTTTAAGACAGTTACGATCACAGCGAAAGAGAAGCTTTGCTTCTGCGAAAAACCAGAATGCAATCCAGAGACATGTCCCTATGCGAAGGGGCATTATGACAGAATCAACGATGCAGTATATGAATTGTGGACAAACGAGCAGTCGTTTGACAGGGAAACGATTCTTCGACAGGCAGAAAAATGGCAGGTATGTCCGTTTGAAATGAGTCTGGAGCTGTCTGTCTGGATGGATGCAGTTATCTGTGATTATAATTATGTATTTGATCCGAATGTATATCTGAAAAGATTTTTCGGAGAAAATATATCTGGTAAATACCTGTTTCTGATAGACGAGGCTCATAATCTTGTAGAAAGAGGACGGGAGATGTACAGTGCATCAATCTGCCTTGAAGATACCATACAAATACGAAAATTTATAAAACCCTACAGTCAGAAACTGTGGAAGAAGCTTGGAAAAGTGGTCAGTCAGCTTAAAGAATTGCGGAATGGATGTGATTCCTGGAAGGTACAGGAAAATGCGGGGGTACTTCCGATCAGTCTTCTGTCTGTACAGGGAGAGATGGATCAGCTTTTGGAAGAACCGCCGACACAGGAAGTGGCGGATGGAATTCTTGATTTCTATTTCACAGTGCGGGATTTTTTGAATATATCAGAACTGGTGGATGAAAATTATGTAGTCTATACGGCATTCGGAGAAGATGGCAGATTTTATATGAAGCTGTTTTGCGTCAATCCTGCGGGAAATCTGCAGAAATTCCTGGATAAAGGAATCAGCACGGTATTTTTTTCCGCAACTTTGCTGCCGCTCAAATATTACAGCAGGATGTTGAGCACAAGGAAAGAAAATTTTGGGATGTATGTGGAATCTCCGTTTGAACAGAAAAACAGATGCCTTTTGATCTGCAGGGATGTGAGCAGTCGGTATACCAGAAGAGGATATGAGGAATACCGAAAGATCGCGGAATATATTGCAAAAATGAGCTGGCAGAAAAAAGGAAATTATATGGTGTTTTTTCCATCTTATAAGCTGATGGATGATGTATGGCAGGTTTATCAGGAGGAATTTTCCTCGGGATGGGTGAGATGTATCTGTCAGCATGCTTCAATGACGGAAAGAGAAAGAGAGGAATTTCTTGAAGAATTTACAGAAGAAAGTGCAGATACGCTTGTCGGTTTCTGTGTGATGGGAGGAATTTTTTCAGAAGGAATCGACCTGATCGGAAATCGTCTGATCGGAGCGGCTGTCATTGGAACTGGTCTGCCACAGGTGAGTTGTGAGCGCGAAATCCTGAAAGAATATTATGATGCAAAAGGAGAGCAGGGGTTTGATTATGCGTATCGTTATCCCGGAATGAACAAAGTATTACAGGCAGCAGGCAGAGTCATACGGACCAGAAAAGACAGGGGGACGATTCTTCTGATGGATGAAAGATTTACAGGTCGGGACTACAGGATGCTGTTTCCCCGAGAATGGAATGATGCGGCTGTCTGTATTCTGGAAAATGTAGAACAGCAGCTTGGAGCTTTCTGGAAAAGGGAAGAAAAGAAATAA
- a CDS encoding serine hydrolase gives MKTGNSLRRWKFLTAGLTVMTLGMSGILPVSASSMLSVTDEAQIRPINDGSEKYLMKSDGFYCLKDDGSKDDTAAVHYFDHVKIDGTVLDGFYYHDESGCFQAGSSHMVKLTKLSCSENPDNAEEPVEFDGYYMVNNLGKLTAAPQVRYISNYTVDKTTYDGYYYFDENGKMVTEPGTHELEMTSNGQKFSGLYYFGGTNGVLVQEAGMTEDGFPVDETGKVTGLENLGIDTLKPQLEAMISGYDGKWSVYVKDLESNEDFALNDKPLYSASLIKAFVMAKTYQDMDDVLKNEAAQMKTTVDNTKVQDKVNTLLWNMITVSDNESCNELGRLQSDTYDFIDGAKQVNKYLKKEGYTKTSYQSTLHPSASKLITLGGHNQTTVTDCGKLLERIYRGECVSKEASEEMLDLLKNQQNTSKIPEGLGVDVPTANKTGETDEDQHDIAIVYGTKTTYILCVMSENASNAIANIRNISRVVYNYLNL, from the coding sequence ATGAAAACTGGAAACAGTTTGAGAAGATGGAAATTTTTGACAGCTGGACTGACTGTAATGACATTGGGAATGTCCGGGATACTGCCAGTATCGGCAAGCAGCATGCTTTCAGTAACGGATGAAGCACAGATTCGTCCGATCAATGATGGTTCGGAAAAGTATCTGATGAAAAGTGATGGATTTTACTGTCTGAAAGATGATGGAAGTAAGGATGATACAGCAGCAGTTCATTATTTTGATCATGTCAAAATAGATGGAACCGTTTTGGATGGCTTTTATTATCATGATGAAAGTGGCTGCTTTCAGGCTGGCAGTTCACATATGGTGAAGCTCACAAAACTCAGCTGCTCAGAAAATCCAGATAATGCAGAAGAGCCAGTGGAATTTGACGGCTATTATATGGTCAATAATCTGGGTAAACTGACGGCAGCACCGCAGGTGCGCTATATCAGTAATTATACGGTCGATAAAACAACCTATGACGGTTATTATTATTTTGACGAAAATGGCAAAATGGTCACGGAACCGGGAACACATGAATTGGAAATGACTTCGAACGGACAGAAGTTTTCCGGGCTTTATTATTTTGGAGGAACAAATGGAGTGCTGGTGCAGGAAGCCGGCATGACAGAAGATGGATTTCCGGTAGATGAGACTGGCAAGGTGACCGGTCTGGAAAATCTTGGTATCGATACATTGAAACCACAGCTGGAAGCCATGATTTCCGGATATGACGGGAAATGGAGTGTTTATGTAAAAGATCTTGAGAGTAATGAAGATTTTGCACTGAATGATAAACCATTATACTCGGCAAGTCTGATCAAAGCATTTGTTATGGCAAAAACATATCAGGATATGGATGATGTTCTGAAAAATGAAGCTGCACAGATGAAAACAACAGTGGATAATACAAAAGTACAGGACAAAGTGAATACACTTCTGTGGAACATGATCACGGTCAGCGATAATGAATCCTGCAATGAACTGGGAAGATTGCAGTCAGATACATATGATTTTATAGATGGGGCAAAACAGGTAAATAAATATCTGAAAAAAGAGGGATATACGAAGACCAGTTATCAGAGCACACTGCATCCGTCAGCATCGAAACTCATTACACTTGGTGGGCATAATCAGACAACAGTTACAGACTGTGGAAAACTTCTTGAACGGATCTACAGAGGAGAATGTGTGAGCAAAGAGGCATCAGAAGAGATGTTGGATCTCCTGAAAAATCAGCAGAATACATCTAAGATTCCGGAAGGACTTGGTGTAGACGTTCCAACTGCTAATAAGACCGGTGAGACGGATGAAGACCAGCATGATATCGCAATTGTATATGGAACAAAAACAACATATATTCTGTGTGTGATGTCGGAGAATGCGTCCAATGCAATCGCCAACATTCGAAACATATCCAGAGTTGTCTATAATTATCTGAATCTGTAG
- a CDS encoding iron-containing alcohol dehydrogenase — MRVDADDFARPCGDGKMHHEIKEILIEPGAVNALEEAMSEGFLKEYISPLLICDTNTCKATEKLMEDIFDRCQVLVLDADDLQADQHAIEIVENYMDEDIDLILAVGSGTVHDISRYVAFQYKIPFISVPTAASAEGFVSTEAEMVWNGQKKLIAAEAPIAVYADTDIFANAPTELNLSGAIRVNSSDTYLTERKISETQIKEGDPDTCEKLMYALLRSGVAGQAEGE; from the coding sequence ATGCGAGTCGATGCAGATGACTTTGCCCGACCTTGCGGGGACGGGAAAATGCACCATGAAATAAAGGAAATACTGATTGAACCAGGAGCTGTAAATGCGCTTGAAGAAGCTATGTCAGAGGGATTTCTTAAAGAATATATATCTCCGCTTCTGATCTGTGACACAAATACGTGTAAGGCAACGGAGAAACTTATGGAAGATATTTTTGACCGATGTCAGGTTCTGGTTCTGGATGCGGATGATCTTCAGGCAGATCAGCATGCAATCGAAATTGTTGAGAACTATATGGATGAGGATATTGATCTGATTCTGGCTGTTGGTTCGGGTACTGTGCACGATATCAGCAGGTATGTGGCTTTTCAATATAAAATTCCTTTTATTTCCGTCCCCACAGCAGCAAGTGCTGAAGGTTTTGTATCTACAGAAGCAGAGATGGTCTGGAATGGTCAGAAAAAATTGATAGCCGCGGAAGCACCAATTGCCGTATATGCAGATACGGATATTTTTGCAAACGCGCCGACAGAACTGAACCTTTCCGGAGCGATAAGAGTGAACAGCAGTGATACATATCTGACCGAAAGAAAGATATCAGAGACACAGATCAAAGAAGGAGATCCGGATACCTGTGAGAAACTGATGTATGCATTGCTACGGTCTGGTGTTGCCGGTCAGGCAGAAGGAGAATGA
- the ispF gene encoding 2-C-methyl-D-erythritol 2,4-cyclodiphosphate synthase has protein sequence MRVGMGYDVHKLTEGRKLILGGVDIPWEKGLLGHSDADVLIHAVMDALLGAAALGDIGKHFPDTDPAYKGISSIKLLVHVAELLRKQGYAVGNIDATVIAQKPKMAPHIPQMRKNMADALGIPESKINIKATTEEGLGFTGRGEGIASQAICLLIEKQD, from the coding sequence ATGAGAGTTGGAATGGGTTATGACGTTCATAAACTGACGGAAGGACGGAAACTGATCCTGGGTGGAGTAGATATTCCGTGGGAAAAGGGACTCCTTGGACATTCTGATGCAGATGTATTGATTCATGCAGTTATGGATGCATTGCTTGGAGCCGCTGCACTTGGAGACATCGGCAAACATTTTCCGGATACAGATCCGGCTTATAAGGGAATTTCCAGTATTAAACTGCTGGTTCATGTGGCGGAACTGCTTAGAAAACAGGGATATGCAGTAGGAAACATTGATGCAACAGTGATTGCACAGAAGCCGAAAATGGCACCACATATTCCGCAGATGCGCAAAAATATGGCAGATGCACTTGGAATTCCGGAATCAAAGATCAATATAAAGGCAACGACAGAAGAAGGACTCGGATTTACCGGAAGAGGAGAAGGGATTGCTTCTCAGGCAATCTGCCTTCTTATCGAGAAACAGGACTGA
- the cysS gene encoding cysteine--tRNA ligase: MKLFNTMSRRKEEFVPLEEGKVRMYVCGPTVYNLIHIGNARPMIIFDTVRRYLEYKGYDVNYVSNFTDVDDKIIKKAIEEGVSAEEISQRYIAECKKDMAGMNVKPATTHPLATQEIDGMIDMIQTLIDKEYAYPVADGTVYFRVKKFKEYGKLSHKNLDDLQSGFRSLQVSGEDQKEDPLDFVLWKPKKEGEPFWKSPWCDGRPGWHIECSVMSKKYLGEEIDIHAGGEDLVFPHHENEIAQSECCNGVPFAKYWMHNAFLNIDNRKMSKSLGNFRTVREIGEQYDLQVLRFFMLNAHYRSPLNFSADLMESSKNALERITEAAARLRDRQAAATVQEATEDEKKLMQEEAAFVTKFEESMDDDFNTADALAAVFELVKFANTNVQEGSSKEFAGHTLEVMTKLCDVLGLTLEKKEEILDEEIENLIAERQAARKAKDFARADEIRGLLLDKGIELKDTREGVKWKRI; the protein is encoded by the coding sequence ATGAAACTTTTTAATACAATGTCACGAAGAAAAGAAGAATTTGTACCTCTGGAAGAGGGAAAGGTACGTATGTATGTGTGCGGACCGACAGTGTATAATCTGATCCATATCGGAAATGCAAGACCGATGATTATTTTTGATACGGTACGCCGTTATCTGGAATATAAAGGATATGATGTGAATTATGTATCCAACTTTACAGATGTAGATGACAAAATCATCAAAAAAGCAATTGAAGAAGGTGTGAGTGCAGAGGAAATCTCACAGCGTTATATTGCCGAATGCAAGAAGGATATGGCTGGAATGAATGTAAAACCGGCAACGACACATCCGCTTGCAACACAGGAGATTGACGGAATGATCGATATGATCCAGACACTGATCGACAAAGAATATGCATATCCGGTAGCCGATGGTACTGTATACTTCCGTGTAAAGAAATTTAAAGAATACGGTAAACTTTCACATAAAAATCTGGATGATCTGCAGTCAGGATTCCGTTCCCTGCAGGTATCCGGTGAAGATCAGAAAGAAGATCCGCTTGACTTCGTACTCTGGAAACCAAAGAAAGAAGGGGAACCGTTCTGGAAATCTCCATGGTGCGACGGAAGACCGGGATGGCATATTGAATGCTCCGTTATGTCCAAGAAATACCTGGGCGAGGAGATCGATATTCATGCCGGTGGTGAGGACCTTGTATTCCCTCATCATGAGAATGAGATTGCACAGAGTGAATGCTGCAATGGAGTTCCATTTGCAAAATACTGGATGCACAATGCATTCCTGAATATCGATAACCGTAAGATGTCAAAATCTCTCGGAAACTTCCGTACAGTTCGCGAGATCGGAGAGCAGTATGATCTGCAGGTGCTTCGTTTCTTCATGCTGAATGCACATTACAGAAGTCCGCTGAATTTCAGTGCAGATCTGATGGAATCATCAAAAAATGCGCTTGAGAGAATTACAGAAGCAGCAGCAAGACTTCGTGACCGTCAGGCAGCAGCAACCGTACAGGAAGCAACAGAGGACGAGAAGAAACTGATGCAGGAAGAAGCTGCATTTGTAACAAAATTTGAAGAATCCATGGATGATGATTTCAATACAGCAGATGCACTTGCAGCAGTATTTGAGCTTGTTAAATTTGCAAATACCAATGTACAGGAAGGCAGCTCAAAAGAATTTGCAGGACATACACTTGAAGTTATGACAAAACTCTGTGATGTTCTCGGACTGACTCTTGAGAAGAAAGAAGAAATCCTTGATGAAGAGATCGAAAACCTGATCGCAGAGCGTCAGGCTGCCAGAAAGGCTAAAGATTTTGCAAGAGCTGACGAGATCAGAGGTCTGCTCCTGGATAAGGGGATTGAGCTGAAAGACACTCGCGAGGGCGTAAAATGGAAACGAATCTGA
- a CDS encoding Mini-ribonuclease 3: protein METNLIQLKELFHLEDQDLRSYSPLTLAYIGDGVYELIIRTILVKKGNCPVNRLHKKASSLVKAGAQSAIMEVIEEELTPEELSVYRRGRNAHSPTMAKHATMADYRRATGFEALMGYLYLKEDYTRMLTLVRMGIGEDIL, encoded by the coding sequence ATGGAAACGAATCTGATACAGCTGAAGGAACTGTTTCATTTGGAAGACCAGGATCTGCGGAGTTATTCTCCGCTGACACTGGCATATATCGGAGATGGAGTTTATGAACTTATTATTCGGACAATACTTGTTAAGAAGGGAAATTGTCCGGTAAACCGTCTTCACAAAAAAGCGAGCAGTCTCGTAAAGGCTGGAGCACAGTCTGCGATCATGGAAGTCATTGAAGAGGAACTGACACCGGAAGAACTGAGTGTTTATCGGAGAGGGCGTAATGCACATTCTCCGACAATGGCGAAACATGCGACGATGGCAGATTATCGCAGAGCAACAGGATTTGAGGCTCTGATGGGATATTTATATTTGAAAGAGGATTACACACGGATGCTCACTTTGGTCCGTATGGGAATCGGAGAGGACATATTATGA
- the rlmB gene encoding 23S rRNA (guanosine(2251)-2'-O)-methyltransferase RlmB: MSEQIEGRNAVLEAFRSGKCVDKLFILDGCQDGPVRTIAREARKTDTIINYVSKERLDQLSETHAHQGVIAQVAAYDYSTVDEILARAEEKGEAPFLIILDNVEDPHNLGAIIRTANLAGAHGVIIPKRRAVGLTSTVAKTSAGAINYTPVAKVTNIVRTIEELKEKGIWFVCADMGGETMYDLDLTGPMGLVIGNEGEGVSRLVREACDFTASIPMKGDIDSLNASVAAGVLAYEIVRQRLAKAGK; the protein is encoded by the coding sequence ATGAGTGAACAGATAGAAGGACGTAATGCGGTGCTGGAAGCTTTCCGTTCTGGCAAATGCGTAGACAAGCTTTTTATTCTGGATGGCTGTCAGGATGGTCCGGTAAGAACGATCGCGAGAGAGGCACGAAAGACAGACACCATTATTAACTATGTAAGCAAAGAGAGACTTGATCAGCTCAGTGAGACGCATGCACATCAGGGCGTGATTGCGCAGGTTGCTGCTTATGATTATAGTACCGTGGATGAAATTCTTGCAAGAGCAGAGGAAAAAGGTGAGGCACCGTTCCTTATTATTCTGGATAATGTGGAAGATCCGCATAATCTTGGAGCAATTATCCGTACCGCAAATCTTGCAGGAGCGCATGGAGTGATCATTCCAAAAAGACGTGCAGTGGGACTGACTTCTACAGTAGCAAAGACTTCCGCCGGTGCGATCAATTATACACCAGTTGCCAAGGTGACAAATATTGTAAGAACAATTGAAGAACTTAAAGAAAAAGGCATCTGGTTTGTTTGTGCGGATATGGGTGGTGAGACTATGTATGACCTTGATCTGACAGGACCAATGGGACTTGTGATCGGAAATGAAGGAGAAGGTGTCAGCCGTCTGGTAAGAGAAGCATGTGATTTTACTGCATCCATACCAATGAAAGGTGATATAGATTCTCTGAATGCTTCTGTGGCAGCAGGGGTCCTTGCATATGAGATTGTAAGACAGCGACTGGCAAAAGCAGGTAAATAA
- the sigH gene encoding RNA polymerase sporulation sigma factor SigH, whose protein sequence is MGRYDQYSDEELIVRLREGETEISDYLMEKYKEFVRKKARAMFLIGGETDDLIQEGMIGLFKAIQNYQADKETSFRTFASLCIDRQLYSAVQNSNRQKHQPLNSYVSLSDENESDHLEGSWSEDPEALIIDQESTRTLEREITKVLSPMENKVLDYYLRGYGYVKIAEIMGKTPKSIDNALQRIRGKIRNFSAPVQK, encoded by the coding sequence ATGGGCCGTTATGACCAGTACAGTGATGAGGAACTGATTGTCAGGCTGCGAGAAGGAGAGACGGAAATCTCGGATTACCTGATGGAAAAATATAAAGAATTTGTCCGCAAAAAGGCAAGAGCCATGTTCCTGATCGGGGGAGAGACAGATGACCTGATTCAGGAGGGCATGATCGGTCTTTTTAAGGCAATTCAGAATTATCAGGCAGATAAAGAAACTTCTTTTCGTACGTTTGCGAGTCTGTGTATTGACCGGCAGCTTTACAGTGCAGTTCAAAATTCCAACAGACAAAAGCATCAGCCGCTGAATTCGTATGTTTCATTGAGTGATGAGAATGAGTCTGATCATCTCGAGGGGTCCTGGTCAGAAGATCCGGAAGCACTTATTATTGATCAGGAAAGTACAAGAACTCTGGAACGCGAGATCACGAAAGTTTTAAGTCCGATGGAGAATAAAGTCCTGGATTATTATCTCCGGGGATACGGGTATGTGAAGATTGCAGAGATTATGGGAAAAACACCGAAATCAATTGATAATGCGCTGCAGCGTATCCGTGGAAAAATACGCAATTTTTCTGCACCTGTACAAAAGTGA
- a CDS encoding glutamine--tRNA ligase/YqeY domain fusion protein gives MENETVSKNFIENIIDKDLAEGVYDTVHTRFPPEPNGYLHIGHAKSILLNYGLAQEYNGKFNMRFDDTNPTKEKSEFVESIKADIKWLGADWEDRLFFASDYFGQMYEAAIKLIKKGKAYVCDLTADEIRQYRGTLTEPGKESPYRNRSVEENLQLFEEMKEGKYADGEKVLRAKIDMASPNMNMRDPVIYRVAHMTHHRTGDTWCIYPMYDFAHPIEDAIEGITHSICTLEFEDHRPLYDWVVRELEYPHPPKQIEFAKLYLTNVVTGKRYIKKLVEDGIVDGWDDPRLVSIAALRRRGFTPESIKMFVDLCGVSKANSSVDYAMLEYCIREDLKLKRPRMMAVMDPIKLVIDNYPEGQVEYLDAPNNMENEALGTRKIPFSGELYIERDDFMIDPPRKYKRLFVGTEVRLMNAYFVTCTGYEADDDGTVRVVHCTYDPATKGGNAPDGRKVKGTIHWVEATNAKEATVRLYENIVDEEKGVYNKEDGSLNVNPNSLTTVTAYVEPALMEAKGYDSFQFVRNGFYCADIHDSKEGAPVFNRIVSLKSSFRLPK, from the coding sequence ATGGAAAACGAAACCGTTTCTAAAAATTTTATTGAAAACATCATTGATAAAGACCTTGCAGAGGGTGTTTATGATACCGTACACACCCGCTTCCCACCGGAGCCTAATGGATACCTCCATATCGGACATGCCAAATCCATTCTTTTGAATTACGGACTTGCCCAGGAATACAACGGCAAGTTTAATATGCGTTTTGATGATACAAACCCTACAAAAGAAAAAAGTGAATTTGTAGAATCTATTAAAGCTGATATCAAATGGCTTGGTGCTGACTGGGAGGACAGACTTTTCTTTGCTTCTGATTACTTTGGACAGATGTATGAAGCAGCCATCAAACTGATCAAAAAAGGAAAAGCTTATGTCTGTGACCTGACTGCCGATGAGATCCGCCAGTACCGTGGAACTTTGACAGAGCCTGGAAAAGAGAGCCCGTACCGTAACCGTTCTGTTGAAGAAAATCTCCAGCTTTTTGAAGAAATGAAAGAAGGCAAATATGCCGATGGAGAAAAAGTTCTTCGTGCCAAGATCGATATGGCATCTCCTAACATGAACATGCGTGATCCGGTCATCTACCGTGTTGCTCATATGACCCACCACAGAACCGGCGACACCTGGTGCATTTATCCAATGTATGACTTTGCTCATCCGATCGAGGATGCTATCGAGGGAATCACACACTCCATCTGTACACTGGAATTCGAAGACCATCGTCCGCTTTATGACTGGGTCGTTCGTGAGCTGGAATACCCACATCCGCCGAAACAGATTGAATTTGCGAAACTGTATCTGACCAACGTCGTAACAGGTAAACGTTATATTAAGAAACTGGTTGAAGACGGAATCGTAGACGGATGGGATGATCCACGTCTTGTTTCCATCGCAGCTCTTCGCAGAAGAGGCTTTACACCGGAATCCATCAAAATGTTCGTAGATCTCTGCGGTGTCTCCAAAGCAAACAGCTCCGTAGACTATGCAATGCTTGAGTACTGTATCCGTGAAGACCTGAAATTAAAACGCCCTCGTATGATGGCAGTTATGGATCCAATCAAGCTCGTGATCGACAACTATCCGGAAGGACAGGTTGAATATCTCGATGCTCCGAATAACATGGAAAACGAAGCACTTGGAACCCGTAAGATTCCATTCAGCGGTGAATTATATATTGAACGCGATGACTTCATGATCGATCCACCACGTAAATATAAGAGACTTTTCGTTGGTACAGAAGTACGTCTGATGAATGCTTATTTTGTAACCTGTACAGGATATGAAGCAGATGATGACGGTACAGTACGAGTTGTACATTGTACTTATGATCCGGCAACAAAAGGCGGAAACGCTCCGGACGGACGTAAAGTAAAAGGAACGATTCACTGGGTAGAAGCTACAAATGCCAAAGAAGCAACTGTACGTCTTTACGAAAACATTGTAGACGAAGAAAAAGGTGTATACAACAAAGAAGATGGTTCTCTGAACGTAAATCCAAACTCTCTTACAACTGTCACTGCTTATGTTGAGCCGGCTCTTATGGAAGCAAAAGGCTATGACAGTTTCCAGTTTGTAAGAAACGGATTCTACTGTGCAGATATTCATGATTCTAAAGAAGGTGCTCCGGTATTTAACCGTATCGTATCTCTGAAGAGTTCTTTCAGACTTCCTAAATAA
- a CDS encoding Maf family protein, translating into MRKIILASASPRRRELLAAAGVIFQVCAADGEEKITSDKPEEIVRELSEQKATAVALNFDMEEGTVVIGADTIVSYNNEILGKPVDESDAFKTLKMLQGNIHQVYTGVTVLIKKNGKWENISFSESTDVSFYPVSDEEIRTYIASGEPMDKAGSYGIQGGFGIYVKEIRGEYTNVVGLPVGRLFYEMKKHGIELRG; encoded by the coding sequence ATGAGAAAAATCATACTTGCTTCTGCTTCACCAAGACGCAGAGAGCTTCTGGCGGCAGCCGGTGTTATTTTTCAGGTATGCGCAGCTGACGGAGAGGAAAAGATTACTTCGGATAAACCAGAAGAAATCGTTCGAGAGTTGTCGGAACAGAAAGCAACTGCAGTTGCACTGAATTTTGATATGGAAGAGGGGACGGTTGTGATCGGAGCAGACACAATTGTTTCTTATAATAATGAAATCCTCGGAAAACCGGTCGATGAGTCCGATGCATTTAAGACACTTAAAATGCTTCAGGGAAATATACATCAGGTATATACAGGGGTAACAGTTTTGATAAAGAAAAATGGAAAATGGGAGAATATCTCATTTTCTGAGAGTACAGATGTTTCTTTCTACCCGGTCTCCGATGAGGAAATCAGAACTTATATTGCGAGTGGTGAACCAATGGACAAAGCCGGAAGCTATGGTATTCAGGGCGGATTTGGCATTTATGTGAAAGAAATCCGGGGAGAGTATACGAACGTAGTGGGATTGCCGGTTGGCAGACTTTTTTATGAAATGAAGAAACATGGGATTGAATTAAGGGGATAA